The following are from one region of the Amycolatopsis sp. QT-25 genome:
- a CDS encoding aldo/keto reductase codes for MEKRQLGRSGLRVSRMALGTMTWGGDTDSEEAASQLVAFVDAGGTLVDTADIYGEGESERVLGALLGDLVPRDDIVLATKAVARRADGPFGGGASRGALLSALEGSLRRLGTDHIDLWQLHAWDTTVPVDETLGALEYAVTSGKVRYVGVSNYSGWQLATAAARSSAVAPLVSTQVEYSLLERGVDREVVPAAEHHGVGLLPWAPLGRGVLTGKYRSGTPADSRGASSVFAGYVEHHRTERAARIVQAVATAADGLGTSPLAVALAWVRDRPGVAAPVVGARDTGQLTGSLTAEGIMLPPAIRSALDDVSAIEVGYPERGL; via the coding sequence GTGGAAAAACGACAGCTCGGCCGGTCGGGACTTCGGGTCTCGCGGATGGCCCTCGGGACCATGACGTGGGGTGGCGACACCGACTCGGAGGAGGCGGCCAGCCAGCTGGTCGCGTTCGTCGACGCCGGGGGCACCCTGGTCGACACCGCCGACATCTACGGCGAGGGCGAGAGCGAACGCGTCCTCGGCGCGCTGCTCGGCGACCTGGTCCCGCGTGACGACATCGTGCTCGCCACCAAGGCCGTCGCCCGCCGCGCCGATGGCCCGTTCGGCGGTGGAGCCTCGCGCGGCGCGCTGCTGAGCGCGCTCGAAGGTTCGCTGCGCCGGCTCGGCACCGATCACATCGACCTCTGGCAGCTGCACGCCTGGGACACCACCGTTCCGGTCGACGAGACCCTCGGCGCCCTCGAGTACGCCGTGACCAGCGGCAAGGTCCGCTACGTCGGCGTCTCCAACTACTCCGGCTGGCAGCTGGCGACCGCCGCGGCCCGCAGTTCCGCCGTCGCCCCGCTGGTCTCGACGCAGGTCGAGTACTCGCTGCTGGAGCGCGGTGTCGATCGTGAGGTCGTCCCGGCCGCGGAACACCACGGCGTCGGACTCCTGCCGTGGGCACCGCTCGGCCGGGGCGTGCTCACCGGCAAGTACCGCAGCGGGACACCCGCCGATTCGCGTGGTGCTTCGAGTGTTTTCGCGGGGTATGTCGAACATCACCGGACCGAACGCGCGGCCCGGATCGTGCAGGCGGTCGCGACGGCCGCCGACGGCCTCGGGACCTCGCCGCTGGCGGTCGCGCTGGCCTGGGTCCGCGATCGGCCCGGAGTGGCCGCGCCCGTGGTCGGAGCCCGTGACACCGGTCAGTTGACCGGCTCGCTCACCGCCGAGGGCATCATGCTCCCGCCCGCCATCCGCTCGGCGCTCGACGACGTCAGCGCGATCGAGGTCGGATACCCGGAACGCGGCCTGTGA
- a CDS encoding histidine phosphatase family protein — translation MSTVILLRHGKSTANGSGVLAGRTPKIGLDDTGRAQAAALVERLAPVPLAELVVSPMLRCRQTVAKLAEARGMDKVKEPGLSEVDYGEWTGRALKDLFKEPLWRVVQAHPSAAVFPGGEGLAEMQARSVAAVRAHDARITAKHGDDAVWLLCSHGDVIKAILADALGQHLDSFQRIVVDPGSVSVVRYTETRPFVLRVNDNGGDLTGIAPPESKTKAKRGKGKRSSDAVVGGTTGA, via the coding sequence GTGAGTACTGTGATCCTTCTGCGCCACGGCAAGTCGACGGCGAACGGTTCGGGTGTCCTGGCCGGGCGCACGCCCAAGATCGGCTTGGACGACACCGGCCGGGCACAGGCGGCCGCGCTCGTCGAACGACTGGCGCCGGTCCCGCTCGCGGAGTTGGTCGTCTCGCCGATGCTCCGCTGCCGTCAGACGGTCGCGAAGCTGGCCGAGGCGCGCGGGATGGACAAGGTCAAAGAGCCCGGTTTGTCCGAAGTGGACTACGGTGAATGGACCGGTCGCGCGCTCAAGGACCTGTTCAAGGAACCTCTGTGGCGGGTCGTGCAGGCACATCCCTCGGCCGCGGTCTTTCCCGGCGGCGAAGGGCTCGCCGAGATGCAGGCCCGGTCGGTCGCGGCCGTCCGCGCGCATGACGCCCGGATCACCGCGAAACACGGGGACGACGCGGTGTGGCTCTTGTGCAGTCATGGCGACGTGATCAAGGCGATCCTCGCCGACGCGCTCGGCCAGCATCTCGATTCCTTTCAGCGGATCGTGGTCGATCCGGGGTCGGTTTCGGTCGTCCGGTATACCGAGACTCGTCCGTTCGTGTTGCGCGTCAACGACAACGGCGGCGACCTGACCGGTATCGCGCCCCCGGAATCCAAGACGAAAGCCAAGCGGGGCAAGGGAAAGCGGAGCTCCGACGCGGTGGTGGGCGGTACCACCGGAGCGTGA
- a CDS encoding undecaprenyl-diphosphate phosphatase codes for MGWFEALVLGLVQGLTEFLPISSSAHLRITAALAGWDDPGAAFTAVTQIGTELAVILYFSSKIGKILRAWFFSIYQKDWRRDPDARLGWLIIVGSMPIVVLGLLLQDAIDETFRDLRITATTLIVFGLILLVADRIGKQQRTLDHLTVPHGLGFGFAQALALIPGVSRSGGTTSAGLLLGYTRAEAAEYSFLLALPAVFGSGLYKLTDIGKDGAPAQWGPTILATLVAFGVGYAVIAWLMSYIKTKSFVPFVIYRLVLGALLFVLIFTGVLDPGAGPHL; via the coding sequence ATGGGATGGTTCGAAGCACTGGTCCTCGGTCTCGTCCAGGGCCTCACGGAGTTCCTGCCGATCTCCTCCAGCGCGCACCTGCGGATCACCGCGGCGCTCGCCGGCTGGGACGACCCGGGTGCCGCGTTCACCGCGGTGACCCAGATCGGCACCGAACTCGCGGTCATCCTGTACTTCTCGAGCAAGATCGGGAAGATCCTCCGCGCCTGGTTCTTCTCGATCTACCAGAAGGACTGGCGCCGCGACCCCGACGCCCGGCTGGGCTGGCTGATCATCGTCGGCTCGATGCCGATCGTCGTCCTGGGCCTGCTGTTGCAGGACGCCATCGACGAAACCTTCCGTGACCTGCGGATCACCGCGACCACCCTGATCGTGTTCGGGCTGATCCTCCTGGTGGCCGACCGCATCGGGAAGCAGCAGCGCACGCTCGACCACCTGACCGTGCCGCACGGCCTCGGCTTCGGGTTCGCACAGGCGCTGGCGCTGATCCCGGGCGTCTCCCGCTCCGGCGGCACCACCAGCGCCGGGCTGCTGCTCGGCTACACCCGCGCGGAGGCGGCGGAGTACTCCTTCCTGCTGGCGCTGCCGGCGGTGTTCGGCTCGGGCCTGTACAAGCTGACCGACATCGGCAAGGACGGCGCCCCGGCACAGTGGGGGCCGACGATCCTGGCGACGCTGGTCGCGTTCGGCGTGGGCTACGCCGTCATCGCCTGGCTGATGTCCTACATCAAGACCAAGAGCTTCGTCCCGTTCGTGATCTACCGGCTCGTGCTCGGTGCCCTGCTGTTCGTGCTGATCTTCACCGGCGTCCTGGATCCCGGCGCGGGTCCGCACCTGTGA
- a CDS encoding LLM class F420-dependent oxidoreductase has product MRLGLNLGYWGAGNDAANLALAKKADDLDYAVVWAAEAYGSDAPTVLAWVAAQTSRIDVGSAVLQIPARTPAMTAMTAATLDTLSGGRFRLGLGVSGPQVSEGWHGVKFASPLGRTREYVDIVRKALSRDRVRYDGDHFQLPLPGGPGKALTLTVHPVREEIPVYLAAIGPKNLELTGEIANGWLPVFYSPEHADTQLKLIQAGADKAGRSLDGFDVVPTVPLVVGDDWEACADAVRGYAALYIGGMGSREENFYNQLACRMGFDREAADVQQKYLGKDYAGAMAAVPLEFIDATSLLGPKERIADRMRAFAESGVTTLTVAPSMPDPEGSARALEIAAEAIALAGVA; this is encoded by the coding sequence GTGCGACTCGGACTGAACTTGGGCTATTGGGGCGCGGGGAACGACGCGGCCAACCTGGCATTGGCGAAGAAGGCGGACGACCTGGACTACGCGGTCGTCTGGGCCGCGGAAGCGTACGGCTCGGACGCGCCGACGGTGCTGGCGTGGGTGGCGGCGCAGACCTCACGGATCGACGTGGGCAGCGCGGTACTGCAGATCCCCGCGCGGACACCGGCGATGACCGCGATGACCGCCGCGACCCTGGACACGCTTTCGGGTGGCCGATTCCGCCTCGGCCTCGGTGTTTCCGGCCCACAGGTGTCCGAAGGCTGGCACGGGGTGAAGTTCGCGTCGCCGCTCGGCCGCACCCGCGAATACGTCGACATCGTCCGCAAGGCGCTGAGCCGCGACCGGGTCCGCTACGACGGCGACCACTTCCAGCTTCCCCTGCCCGGCGGACCGGGGAAGGCGCTGACCCTGACCGTGCACCCCGTGCGCGAAGAGATCCCCGTGTACCTCGCCGCCATCGGCCCGAAGAACCTCGAACTGACCGGTGAGATCGCGAACGGCTGGCTGCCGGTGTTCTACTCGCCCGAGCACGCCGATACGCAACTGAAGCTGATCCAGGCAGGGGCCGACAAGGCCGGGCGCTCGCTCGACGGCTTCGACGTCGTTCCCACCGTCCCGCTGGTGGTCGGGGACGACTGGGAGGCCTGCGCCGACGCGGTCCGCGGGTACGCGGCGCTGTACATCGGCGGGATGGGCAGCCGGGAGGAGAACTTCTACAACCAGCTAGCCTGCCGGATGGGCTTCGACCGCGAAGCGGCCGACGTCCAGCAGAAGTACCTGGGCAAGGATTACGCGGGCGCCATGGCGGCCGTCCCGCTCGAGTTCATCGACGCGACGTCGCTGCTGGGCCCCAAGGAGCGGATCGCCGACCGGATGCGGGCCTTCGCCGAGTCCGGTGTCACGACGCTGACCGTCGCGCCGTCCATGCCGGATCCGGAGGGCTCCGCACGCGCCCTCGAGATCGCGGCCGAAGCGATCGCCCTGGCCGGTGTCGCCTGA
- a CDS encoding right-handed parallel beta-helix repeat-containing protein: MPETRFFVSPDGRDDWAGSADRPFATPKAAQEAVRAVTAGMTGDVVVSFTAGVHHLEEPLVFDDASGDSGTNGFRVIYQAQGYGTADQVEIEVSGGRVITDWTTGDDGVWTAPIGDLAPRRLTVDGRPAARASRAGGLPGRVTKTNGGYVTDSTEPQSWPDPSGLEFGYPGVYPWSEAKLAVASISGDASSSTIIMAQPAFDHAKSLYDAKWYGAGGDGTWDGLAAPSVIENNVAFLTEPGTFAVSRTDAEGHVLHYRPRPGEKIGKTVAVVPMLETLVSGQDVHDLVLRGFTFTDATWYGPTRTGGYLHYHGNARFERGDFQKIDLGADVGYVHVPAEPVQLPANVSLTSARRVTLEGNHFTRLGAGALLIENGTDVEIRANVFDEISGSGIAVHTSTRVSVEDNLVHHIGTEYRGSPAVLVVESVETTVAHNEIHDVPHNGIVVTGGERARGTQVISNLVERSMGKLMDGGGIYLSAPQGSSFAGGAMVRGNVIRDVLTSYNFGLYADYGAAWITVLGNIVHRADIPITLQVGPPLENVAFVGNFWDTLPDGYDTPPATVTVAGNTVLPKESFDEAVRAVPAGADILAQAGRRGLRR; the protein is encoded by the coding sequence ATGCCCGAAACCAGGTTCTTCGTGTCCCCCGACGGCAGAGACGACTGGGCCGGCTCTGCCGATCGGCCTTTCGCCACTCCGAAAGCGGCACAAGAAGCCGTCCGCGCCGTCACCGCCGGGATGACCGGCGATGTCGTCGTCAGCTTCACGGCAGGCGTCCATCACCTCGAAGAACCCCTTGTCTTCGACGACGCATCGGGCGATTCCGGCACGAACGGATTTCGCGTGATCTACCAGGCCCAGGGCTACGGAACAGCTGATCAGGTCGAGATCGAAGTGAGCGGTGGCCGCGTGATCACCGACTGGACGACAGGCGACGACGGTGTCTGGACGGCGCCGATCGGCGACCTGGCACCGCGACGGCTCACCGTCGACGGCCGCCCCGCCGCACGAGCGTCCCGCGCGGGCGGTCTTCCGGGTCGCGTGACGAAAACAAACGGTGGTTACGTCACGGACAGCACCGAACCACAGTCGTGGCCGGACCCGTCCGGCCTGGAGTTCGGCTACCCCGGCGTCTACCCGTGGTCCGAAGCCAAGCTCGCGGTCGCGTCGATCTCCGGCGACGCCTCCTCGTCCACGATCATCATGGCCCAACCCGCCTTCGACCACGCGAAGTCTCTCTACGACGCCAAGTGGTACGGCGCCGGCGGAGACGGCACTTGGGACGGACTCGCCGCGCCTTCCGTGATCGAGAACAACGTGGCGTTCCTGACCGAGCCGGGAACCTTCGCCGTCAGCCGCACCGACGCGGAGGGCCACGTCCTCCATTACCGCCCGCGCCCTGGCGAGAAGATCGGCAAGACCGTGGCCGTCGTCCCGATGCTCGAAACGCTCGTCAGCGGACAGGACGTGCACGACCTCGTGCTGCGCGGTTTCACTTTCACAGACGCGACCTGGTACGGCCCCACGAGGACCGGTGGGTACCTGCACTATCACGGCAACGCCCGTTTCGAGCGAGGCGACTTCCAGAAGATCGACCTCGGTGCCGATGTGGGCTACGTCCACGTGCCCGCGGAGCCGGTTCAGCTACCCGCCAACGTCAGTCTCACCTCGGCCCGCCGGGTCACGCTGGAGGGCAACCACTTCACCCGCCTCGGCGCGGGAGCGCTCCTGATCGAGAACGGCACCGACGTCGAAATCCGGGCGAACGTCTTCGACGAGATCTCGGGCAGCGGGATCGCCGTCCACACGAGCACCCGGGTTTCGGTCGAGGACAACCTCGTCCACCACATCGGCACCGAGTACCGCGGCTCCCCCGCGGTCCTCGTCGTCGAGTCCGTCGAAACCACCGTGGCCCACAACGAGATCCACGACGTCCCGCACAACGGCATCGTGGTCACCGGCGGCGAGCGGGCCAGGGGCACCCAGGTGATCTCGAACCTCGTCGAACGCAGCATGGGGAAGCTGATGGACGGTGGCGGGATCTATCTCTCGGCGCCGCAAGGCTCCTCGTTCGCCGGTGGAGCGATGGTGCGCGGCAACGTGATCCGTGACGTCCTCACCTCGTACAACTTCGGCCTCTACGCCGACTATGGCGCCGCGTGGATCACCGTCCTCGGCAACATCGTCCACCGAGCCGACATCCCGATCACCCTTCAGGTGGGTCCGCCGCTGGAGAACGTCGCCTTCGTCGGCAACTTCTGGGACACCCTGCCCGACGGCTACGACACCCCGCCCGCAACGGTGACCGTGGCCGGGAACACCGTGCTGCCCAAGGAGAGTTTCGACGAGGCGGTCCGAGCGGTCCCGGCGGGCGCCGACATCCTCGCGCAGGCGGGCCGCCGGGGTCTGCGACGATGA
- a CDS encoding M3 family metallopeptidase: MISQDNPFAAPSELPYALPPFDRIADEHFLPAFEAGLAEHAAEIDAIANSAEPPTFENTIVALEKSGRLLSRVSSVFFNLSGSNANDEIQRVQAEMAPRLAAHADAVNLNPALFARINTLFERREELGLDPEALRLLERHHTDVRRAGAGLPETGQKRLRELNEQLSTLSTKFQQNLLKDTNELAVVVDDVAELAGLGEAEIATAAEAAGEEGEYVLKLTLPTAQAALASLEDRALRERIFTASVSRGNRGNESDNNEIVAQLVRLRAERAAVLGFPDHASYVIEDETAKTAEAAVGLLERLAPVAAANAKAEAEELRHYLEADIPGAVLRPWDWAFYAERVRKDRFDVDTAALRPFFELNRVLTDGVFFAASKLYGLSFTEREDLPKYHPEVRIFEVFDADGAELGLFLLDYYARDSKRGGAWMNNFVDQTKLLGTKTVVVNVLNVAKPPSGEPTLLTFDEVVTAFHEFGHALHSLLSDVEYPMFSGTNVPRDFVEYPSQVNEMWMLWPEVLANYAKHHVTGEPLPQEQIDKLLASQQYGEGFSTTEYLAAALLDQAWHALGTEDHVDDVQRFEIEALTKAGVALEAVPPRYRTTYFAHIFSGGYSAGYYSYIWSEVLDADTVQWFRENGGLTRKNGDHFRRELLGRGGSVDPMAAFRAFRGRDPEIESLLKRRGLAGA; the protein is encoded by the coding sequence ATGATTTCGCAGGACAACCCGTTCGCCGCGCCGAGTGAGCTGCCCTACGCCCTTCCGCCGTTCGACCGGATCGCCGACGAACACTTCCTTCCCGCCTTCGAAGCGGGGCTGGCCGAGCACGCCGCCGAAATCGACGCGATCGCGAACTCGGCGGAGCCGCCGACCTTCGAGAACACCATCGTCGCGCTCGAAAAGTCCGGCAGGCTGTTGTCCCGCGTCTCCAGCGTGTTCTTCAACCTCTCCGGATCGAACGCGAACGACGAGATCCAGCGCGTGCAGGCCGAGATGGCGCCGCGGCTGGCCGCGCACGCCGACGCCGTCAACCTGAACCCGGCGCTGTTCGCCCGGATCAACACCCTGTTCGAGCGCAGGGAAGAACTCGGTCTCGACCCCGAGGCGCTTCGCCTGCTGGAGCGTCACCACACCGACGTGCGCCGCGCCGGCGCCGGCCTTCCCGAGACCGGGCAGAAGCGCCTGCGTGAGCTGAACGAACAGCTTTCGACCCTGTCGACCAAGTTCCAGCAGAACCTGCTCAAGGACACCAACGAACTCGCCGTGGTCGTCGACGACGTCGCGGAACTCGCGGGACTGGGTGAGGCCGAGATCGCCACGGCCGCCGAGGCCGCCGGCGAGGAGGGCGAATACGTCCTCAAACTGACCCTGCCGACGGCGCAGGCCGCGTTGGCCTCGCTGGAGGACCGTGCCTTGCGCGAGCGGATCTTCACCGCGTCGGTGTCCCGTGGCAACCGGGGCAACGAGTCCGACAACAACGAGATCGTGGCCCAGCTCGTCCGGCTGCGCGCGGAGCGGGCCGCGGTGCTCGGCTTCCCCGATCACGCTTCGTACGTCATCGAAGACGAGACCGCGAAGACCGCCGAGGCCGCGGTGGGCCTGCTCGAACGCCTCGCCCCGGTCGCGGCCGCCAACGCCAAGGCCGAAGCCGAGGAACTGCGGCATTACCTCGAAGCCGACATCCCGGGCGCGGTCCTGCGGCCGTGGGACTGGGCGTTCTACGCCGAACGCGTGCGCAAGGACCGGTTCGACGTCGACACCGCGGCCCTGCGCCCGTTCTTCGAACTGAACCGGGTGCTGACCGACGGGGTCTTCTTCGCCGCGTCCAAGCTGTACGGCCTGAGTTTCACCGAGCGGGAGGATCTGCCGAAGTACCACCCGGAGGTCCGGATCTTCGAGGTCTTCGACGCGGACGGCGCGGAACTCGGCCTGTTCCTGCTCGACTACTACGCCCGCGACTCGAAGCGCGGTGGCGCCTGGATGAACAACTTCGTCGACCAGACGAAGCTCCTGGGCACCAAGACGGTCGTGGTGAACGTGCTCAACGTCGCGAAGCCGCCGTCGGGTGAGCCGACCCTGCTGACCTTCGACGAGGTCGTCACCGCGTTCCACGAGTTCGGGCACGCCCTGCACTCGCTGCTTTCCGATGTCGAGTACCCGATGTTCTCCGGCACCAACGTCCCTCGTGATTTCGTCGAGTATCCGTCGCAGGTCAACGAGATGTGGATGCTCTGGCCCGAGGTGCTCGCCAACTACGCGAAGCACCACGTGACCGGTGAGCCGCTGCCGCAGGAGCAGATCGACAAGCTCCTGGCATCGCAGCAGTACGGTGAAGGCTTCTCGACCACCGAGTACCTCGCGGCGGCCCTGCTCGATCAGGCGTGGCACGCGCTCGGCACCGAGGATCACGTCGACGACGTCCAGCGGTTCGAGATCGAGGCGCTGACGAAGGCCGGTGTCGCGCTCGAGGCCGTGCCGCCGCGCTACCGCACCACCTACTTCGCGCACATCTTCAGCGGTGGCTACAGCGCCGGGTACTACTCCTACATCTGGAGTGAGGTCCTCGACGCCGACACCGTCCAGTGGTTCCGCGAGAACGGCGGGCTCACCAGGAAAAACGGTGACCACTTCCGCCGTGAACTGCTCGGTCGGGGCGGCAGCGTCGACCCGATGGCCGCCTTCCGCGCGTTCCGCGGCCGTGACCCGGAGATCGAGTCGCTGCTGAAACGTCGCGGCCTCGCCGGGGCCTGA